A stretch of Cucumis sativus cultivar 9930 chromosome 2, Cucumber_9930_V3, whole genome shotgun sequence DNA encodes these proteins:
- the LOC101216599 gene encoding protein SIEVE ELEMENT OCCLUSION B, translating into MSFLPPKKPTTSLVHPKLQNLKEGLSLDHFSDDVVTNHIYTKHREDDRIRIDIDSYILLVESIIITADRITDSVSRVIEGRIAFSGDAYSASLNLPLCTLHRISTELGCKAAGVEKAHETTMEILNILTTYPWEAKAILSLAAFAMDYGDLWHLNHYFKTDPLAKTLATIKQVPELKKHLDTPKYRQLFLSPKCLIYGCMKAIKYMKEIKDFSKYDMKEITELSSAIRQIPLFTYWVIHIIVAARTEISSCLTRTQGQSQKYLNELTEKMSSILSILETNLQTIRQQQEEINLYKWLVDHIDNFPTELHLVVSKLLEGKNEATPFIDGTTKRKVNIENALRRKKLVLVISGLNISEEDMKALHSVYDELGREDKYKIVWIPIINPNEPYEENRRRYEYVISKMPWYIVQFTTKIAGWRFLEENWQLRDDPLVVVLDSTSKVEFTNAIHLIRVWGSEVVPFSNRKIDILLEKTWPESTILKFTDHPRVHNWINQEKNIIFYGGKDPNWIQQFEEKVIDIKTDPWIRSKGITFEIVRIIRDDDPKLMSRFWITQWGFFIVKSQIKGSSASETTEDILRLISYENENGWGILAVGSEPVLVGRGNLILAVLQDFNKWKQILNIKSFPDSFRDYFNELALKTHQCDRVVLPGFSGWIPMVVNCPECPRFMDTGISFKCCHGRARI; encoded by the exons ATGTCTTTTCTACCGCCAAAGAAACCAACGACCTCACTTGTTCATCCCAAATTGCAAAACCTCAAGGAGGGGCTGAGCCTGGATCACTTCTCGGACGATGTCGTTACAAATCATATTTACACCAAACATCGTGAGGATGATAGAATCAGAATCGATATCGATAGTTATATCCTATTGGTTGAAAGCATCATTATAACAGCAGATCGAATCACTGATAGTGTTTCTCGA GTAATTGAAGGGCGTATAGCATTTAGTGGTGACGCTTATTCTGCTTCACTCAATCTACCTCTTTGTACACTGCATCGTATCTCTACTGAG TTGGGATGCAAAGCAGCAGGAGTTGAAAAAGCACATGAGACAACAATGGAAATTCTCAACATACTAACAACCTATCCATGGGAAGCAAAAGCAATTCTTAGTCTAGCAGCATTTGCAATGGATTATGGAGATCTATGGCATCTCAACCATTACTTTAAAACAGATCCACTGGCTAAAACATTGGCCACAATCAAGCAAGTCCCTGAATTGAAAAAGCACTTGGACACACCTAAATATCGACAGCTGTTTCTTAGCCCCAAGTGCTTAATTTATGGCTGTATGAAAGCCATCAAATATATGAAAGAGATTAAGGATTTTTCCAAGTATGATATGAAGGAGATTACGGAGTTATCTTCTGCCATTCGCCAAATTCCTTTGTTTACTTATTGGGTTATACATATTATTGTTGCTGCAAGGACAGAAATTTCTTCGTGTTTGACACGGACTCA AGGCCAATCACAGAAGTACTTGAATGAGTTGACAGAGAAGATGAGTTCCATACTCTCCATACTTGAAACCAATCTTCAAACTATAAGACAACAACAAG AAGAAATTAACTTATATAAATGGTTGGTGGATCACATTGATAACTTTCCAACTGAATTACACTTGGTTGTGTCAAAGTTGCTTGAGGGAAAGAATGAAGCTACGCCTTTCATAGATGGCACAACTAAAAGAAAG gtaaatattgaaaatgctTTGAGGAGGAAGAAATTGGTATTAGTAATATCTGGATTAAACATTTCAGAAGAAGATATGAAAGCACTTCATTCGGTTTATGATGAATTGGGTAGAGaagataaatacaaaattgtttgGATTCCAATTATCAATCCAAATGAACCAtatgaagaaaatagaagaaggTATGAGTATGTAATATCAAAAATGCCATGGTATATAGTGCAATTTACTACAAAAATTGCAGGATGGAgatttttagaagaaaattggCAACTAAGAGATGATCCATTAGTAGTTGTTCTCGATTCCACATCTAAAGTGGAATTCACAAATGCAATCCATTTAATTAGAGTTTGGGGATCTGAGGTTGTTCCCTTCTCcaatagaaaaattgacattttattgGAAAAGACATGGCCAGAATCTACTATCCTCAAATTTACTGACCATCCAAGGGTGCATAATTGG atcaaccaagaaaaaaacatcatATTCTATGGAGGAAAAGACCCAAATTGGATCCAACAATTCGAAGAAAAAGTAATCGACATAAAAACCGATCCATGGATAAGAAGCAAAGGAATAACATTTGAGATTGTACGTATAATAAGAGACGATGACCCAAAACTCATGTCTCGTTTTTGGATAACACAATGGGGATTTTTCATAGTAAAAAGCCAAATAAAAGGTTCaagtgcaagtgaaacaaCAGAAGATATATTGAGATTGATatcatatgaaaatgaaaatggttggGGAATTTTAGCTGTTGGCTCTGAACCTGTTCTTGTTGGTCGTGGAAATTTGATACTTGCTGTCTTAcaagatttcaataaatggaaacaaatattaaacataaaaagtttCCCTGATTCTTTCAGAGATTATTTCAATGAACTTGCCTTAAAGACTCATCAATGTGATCGAGTGGTTCTTCCTGGATTTAGTGGATGGATTCCGATGGTTGTTAATTGTCCCGAATGTCCTCGTTTCATGGATACTGGTATCAGCTTCAAATGTTGCCATGGCCGAGCTCGTATTTAA